A segment of the Polyodon spathula isolate WHYD16114869_AA chromosome 1, ASM1765450v1, whole genome shotgun sequence genome:
cagtctgttcgaggcaatcggaatcgcctgtaaccagaatgagtggcgcctcttcattgacagctcatccaggagcctcaaagccgtgctgctccataatggtaacaagtacccgtctcttcccctggctcactcggtgcacctcaaagaggatgacaacagcatcaagaccttgctggacgccttgaagtatgatgagtatggctgggaggtcataggagacttcaaaatggtggcattcctgatgggtctccaaggcggttttaccaagtttccctgctatctttgcctttgggacagcagggacaccaaggcgcactaccacaggcgggactggccacagcggaccgagttctctgtggggaggaacagcgtcaagtgggagccactggtggacccccggaaggtgctgatgccaccactgcacatcaaattgggccttatgaaacaatttgtcagagctttagataaggagtcggcagccttcaagtaccttcaagacttcttccctaagctgtctgaggcagtggtcaaagccggtgtcttcgtcggaccacagataaagaagatcctggagtgcaatgaattccccaagaagctcactagtaaggagaaagcggcttggaacagctttgtcgcagtggttcggggcttcctgggcaatcacaaggccaaaaactatgtggagctggttgagactctggtgaagaactacggcacaatgggctgtaggatgtccctcaaagtccatatccttgatgctcatcttgataaattcaaggagaacatgggagcgtactcggaggagcaaggcgagcgcttccaccaggatatactggactttgaacaccgctaccaaggacagtataacgagaacatgatgggagactacatttgggggctaattcgagaaaatgatttacagtataatcgtaaatctcgaaaaactactcacttctaaatcttttgtagtcatttttgttttactttagtataaatacatgttattttggattcatatgttgtttttttctgactttatgtgaacgaaaagacataaatTCGTCCGTTTTCTctttggaaataggtaaatttcaaaatgtcactgtcctggtcacaaaagcaaagtttgtggggaataatagccattttctgtacttttgaggcataagcaattaggaaataacacttactacccaggaacaaaaattgtgttacatagtgttatctgcgATGGTTAAAGCAATCTTAGATACACGATATCTTGTTACATCGTTTATAACTTGTTGGTATACAATCGGAAAGAAGATCCATATTGAATGCTGTGCTTTATATTCCAAAAGAAAGTAAAAGGAACACAGTGCAGTATTGTTTCTGGCAAAATTATTTGTGGTGTTTACTGTGCATTCTTGTGCAGGTTATCAAATGCAAGGTGGCTGTTGCTTGGGAGCCAGTGAAACCCCTGTTTACTGTGCATTCTTGTGCAGGTTATCAAATGCAAGGCGGCTGTTGCTTGGGAGCCAGTGAAACCCCTATCTATTGAACAGGTGGAGGTGGCACCACCGAAGGCTCATGAAGTTCGCATTAAGGTAATAATTATTATTCTGTTGCATAATAATGCTCTGTCTGTTATTTATTCCAAATCAGGATGCATGTTCATTTACTAGTAACCTAACCTTGTTTTGGACAGATACAGGCACACCTTTAtgcattttagtattttaattacGGACTAACAATTCCATAGCCAGCTTCAACTGACTGGTTTGTCCAGTCCAGAAAATCCTAAATAGGATGGAGCTGTCACAaattctcttttgtttttctctccagAGGTTCACTTAGCATGAAACAAGACTTCTGCTGTCGATTTGTATTGCTAATGGCTTTTTTTGATCAGCATTTCTAATTTTCAACtgtataaaatgtcaaatatggCACAGTGTAGTTTAAGAATGAGCAGCTGactacattatacatttaaacttgtgtttttaCCAACCAGATCCTTGCTACTGGAGTGTGTCACACGGATGCTTACACTCTGAGTGGAGCTGATCCTGAGGGTCTCTTCCCTGTGATTCTAGGACACGAAGGAGCTGGAATTGTGGAGAGTGTTGGTGAGGGAGTGACCAAATTCAAACCAGGTAAATCAGTTGTCTTTAAATCAGTTGTCTTTACAGTCGCATACTGTCCGTAGATTACTCTGCTTTCCTGTTTGTTGTAAATTCTTTGATTTCTGAGAACATCCTCCTTTCTTCTCAGGGGACAAAGTGATCCCTCTGTACATTCCACAGTGTGGAGGGTGCAAGTTCTGCAAGAATCCCAAGACCAACCTGTGTCAAAAGATCAGGTAAGCAGCCTGATATAAATTCTGAGCGCAtactacagtgctccccctttataacactgtagtcagGAGACATTGGTAAGACCATGCATTCGCTCTTATAACAAGAATACACATGCTAGTGAAATACAGAGTTAGACCTAAAAGATGAGGACAGTACCGTAAAATGCAGTTTGTTCAAACTTGCTAAGTTATAGCGGAGGTTCCACAGGTGTAGTGCTCAATCATCTCTGGTTGAAACATCCTTACTAGCAGCTAGATGAAGACTCTGCCCAAGCGCGTCGGCCCAGGATAACACAATTTACACGCCATCGCTTTTGTGATCTGGCAAGggcaaataaaatatctgatcTAGCAGCAGAGATTATTGCAATTGGCTGTTTACCAGTCCAGGTTGTGGAAGGACAAGGATTGACCATATATCAGGGGTGtgcagttgatttattttttttaattgctttatggAATTGAGATTTGTCATGacgttttcagttttgtaactgctgaactcCTGATTGTTAATGATGTGTGTGTAACCTGTCatgtttctctgcattttttactttaatctttttattttttttatttttttttaccgcGATGCACAGTATTTACAGTTGGCCCattaaattctgcaaagacaaagtagtttttttttcattttatttctatttacaatgttatttaaacagtataacattttacagctatttttcctcatctaacatcttgtcccatgatggctaactggaacactgctgcagcagggtgatcctgctTTCATACcctgatggatttttttttttttttcactgaaaaataaatacctaaatcAATGAATACCAAAACACATTGCaatgagatttacagtctgtgttttattttaaaatataatatttatatatatatatatatatatatatatatatatatatatatatatatatatatatatatatatatatgtgtgtgtatatgtatatatatatatatatatatatatatatatatatatatatatatatatatatatatatataacagactctatatatatatttcatttctatatataaaaaaacagactcTGAAATATAGAAGcaatttcatttctatcatttaaacatatttctcAGTCTCCATGTTTTAATAGTctcgatggattgtgcatgtccaaaaAATAACTAATATCGCGTCTGTTCAGATCGCGATACAGAGTTTAGAATATAAGTCAGTTAACGTaatctaaaaaatatgtaaatatggtaaatagcaaactaggttagcaacactaaaatcgaaagaaaaaaaagcattacatttttttaccacGGAAAGTTATCTTGTAATGCTTGTCATCTTTTAcgtttttttaaacatcccaacaagcACTTTACCACGaagtgttataaattacacagcatgattttttttttcaaatccactaaTATCTTAGCCACTatggtggtggtgttttttttttgtttaaactttattagattgcagcatttaaatgtccggttcatgtattaagaaagcagtaccgcttatttgctaatttacaaaaaacgtaaATAACACCTTAAATTTAAAATACCAGCAGCTCTCATCGCAGCCATTTGTTgatttctttgtaaccaatagaagatcagcttcttccacagggtgggacataaacactttttaaaatgtgtgtttgctagACTTACACATTCCAGTTTTCAGAAACGTGCATGGCTCTCTACAGATACCCAGtttgtctttctagcaacagaacgtaCATAGgacaattaaattaataaaaactacttgtccgACAAACAAAGCATAACAGCAAAACTTGTAcgtcacacaaatcttgttgccGCGGGCGATACGAATTGCACACCCTGTATATATGCcaatattaaagtaaaaatgtGAGTTAAAGTAAAGTTAGTAATATTTGAATGAGTCACAAGAGTACTTTTATTAAGTATGGATGTTATTAATCATTTAACCGCTAAATGATCGGATATTTGAACACTTTACatgtatattaatttaaatgtagatttacagtCTTTAGTTTCAATCATATCTCTTTTCCATATTGGCAGGATTACCCAGGGTCAAGGTTTGATGCCTGATAAGACGTCCAGGTTTACCTGCAAGGGGAAGTCCATCTTCCACTTCATGGGGACCAGCACTTTCTCCGAGTACACTGTAGTGGCTGATATTTCTGTGGCTAAGGTGGATGACTGTGCCCCTCTTGATAAAGTCTGCCTGCTCGGCTGTGGCATTTCCACTGGGTACGGAGCTGCACTCAACACTGCCAAGGTTActgttgcatttttgttttgggggtttaAAAGATtcctgcagggttttttttttattttttgtaagtatcATAGCTGTAATGGGAAGTATTCCATATTGCTGTGACCATCCTGCATATCTGTAGCCACATAAGTGAGTACTGGGAATGTTTTGAGATGAGGCaaagtttattttgtaattatttcacAGGACCTTCAGTCATCCAATCGTAGTTAAAGCCCTGTGAATTTAAATCCTATCGACCTATGTTAAATGCATACTACAGTAAGCATGGCTAGTTACATTGTTCCTTCAGGGGCTCTCATTTCCCAATCAACAGGTTGAACCTGGCTCTACCTGCGCTGTGTTTGGTCTGGGAGCAGTGGGTTTGGCTGCCATAATG
Coding sequences within it:
- the LOC121322373 gene encoding alcohol dehydrogenase class-3-like, which translates into the protein MIGLFSSRYSDSWGSVQISLKEANMETAGKVIKCKAAVAWEPVKPLSIEQVEVAPPKAHEVRIKILATGVCHTDAYTLSGADPEGLFPVILGHEGAGIVESVGEGVTKFKPGDKVIPLYIPQCGGCKFCKNPKTNLCQKIRITQGQGLMPDKTSRFTCKGKSIFHFMGTSTFSEYTVVADISVAKVDDCAPLDKVCLLGCGISTGYGAALNTAKVEPGSTCAVFGLGAVGLAAIMGCKAAGASRIIAVDINKDKFEKAKEFGATEGLNPQDHSKPVQEVLVEMTDGGVDYSFECIGNVGVMRSALEACHKGWGTSVIIGVAASGQEISTRPFQLVTGRTWKGTAFGGFKSVQSVPKLVADYMAKKIKVDEFITHTLPFDKVNEGFDLMHAGKSIRSVLTF